From one Eucalyptus grandis isolate ANBG69807.140 chromosome 9, ASM1654582v1, whole genome shotgun sequence genomic stretch:
- the LOC104418179 gene encoding crossover junction endonuclease EME1B isoform X1: MSDPILLSDEEDDRIVLCTPTPVPSRKHRRVGAGAGAWPEPTVLVVDDDPTPRKPGPASASTPSFVAETPMSDVAVVKCAARAGSSAGDQARAPEAPPERAGMSRLIFLESDNESDGFLGSGLWKGNGTSFASHAVKDFGHGINFVDSTDSDGNDDLIQTSEGGACPAQLPCDVYTYQVHDSPDKENFGIEQVDDEPKHPTGSKSYAEEKDSAQQMDWKSNCQSKAKQNAQKKDDTNKAKKKKTDEEKIRMKEEKKRKKEEAKLQQAIMKAEAAELKKLHKEKQKWEKGKFALKSIVAEIDAKVVEMGSIGGHLLSRFTDKGLTFRVKANPIERSILWTMTAPEHLSQLCPKETVISYIILVYEAEEFCNLVSSGSLVDHLNGIRSLYPSHTVCYLTNRLMAYINKREQQQYKNPASNGWQRPPVEEALARLTTHFAKVHSRQCIDEPEVAEHIVGLTCSLASCQYRKKLTRLSVNANGSIIPKGSLDRSLIKNNCWLKALMAVPKVQPRFAVAIWKKYPTMRSLLNVYMDPDKTVHEKEFHLKDLTTEGLLGEDRRLGEVCSKRVYRILMAQSSSIRTEDVEDGADFFVT, from the exons ATGTCCGACCCGATTCTCCTCTCCGACGAGGAAGACGACCGCATCGTGCTCTGCACCCCCACTCCGGTCCCCTCCCGGAAGCACCGCCGCGTAGGGGCCGGGGCCGGCGCCTGGCCGGAGCCGACGGTCCTGGTCGTGGACGACGACCCGACGCCGCGGAAGCCGGgccccgcctccgcctccacgcCCTCGTTCGTGGCCGAGACTCCGATGTCGGACGTCGCCGTCGTGAAGTGCGCCGCGAGGGCGGGCTCTTCCGCGGGCGACCAGGCTAGGGCTCCCGAGGCTCCTCCGGAACGCGCCG GTATGAGCAGGCTCATTTTTCTGGAATCTGATAATGAGTCTGATGGCTTTCTCGGAAGTGGGCTATGGAAGGGAAATGGGACCAGTTTCGCTTCTCATGCAGTAAAAGATTTTGGACATGGCATAAATTTTGTAGATTCCACAGATTCTGATG GGAATGATGATCTAATTCAAACATCTGAAGGTGGTGCATGTCCAGCACAATTGCCATGTGATGTGTACACTTACCAG gtACATGATTCTCCcgacaaagaaaattttggcatAGAGCAGGTGGACGATGAGCCAAAACACCCGACTGGAAGTAAATCATATGCTGAGGAGAAAGATAGTGCCCAGCAGATGGATTGGAAGTCAAATTGtcaaagcaaagcaaaacaaaatgcTCAGAAGAAGGATGAtacaaataaagcaaaaaagaagaagactgaCGAGGAGAAGATTAGgatgaaggaagagaagaaacgGAAGAAAGAG GAAGCCAAATTGCAACAAGCCATCATGAAGGCTGAAGCTGCAGAGTTGAAGAAGTTGCACAAAGAGAAGCAAAAATGGGAGAAGGGGAAATTTGCATTGAAGTCCATTGTAGCAGAAATAGATGCAAAAGTGGTTGAAATGGGTTCGATTGGAG GACATCTTCTTTCTAGGTTTACTGATAAAGGACTTACGTTCCGCGTAAAGGCGAATCCAATTGAAAGATCAATCTTGTGGACCATGACAGCTCCAGAACATTTATCACAG CTTTGTCCCAAAGAAACTGTTATTTCATACATAATACTTGTATATGAGGCAGAAGAATTCTGCAATCTCGTTTCAAGTGGGTCCCTTGTTGATCATTTAAATGGAATCCGTAGTCTTTATCCATCTCATACAGTGTGCTACCTCACGAATAggttgatggcatacattaacAAAAG GGAGCAGCAACAGTACAAGAACCCAGCCAGTAATGGTTGGCAACGACCACCAGTCGAGGAG GCATTAGCCAGACTGACAACACATTTTGCTAAGGTGCACTCAAGGCAATGCATAGATGAACCTGAAGTAGCTGAGCACATTGTTGGTCTAACATGCAGTCTAGCCTCCTGCCAATACAG AAAGAAGTTAACACGGCTTTCTGTTAATGCCAATGGATCCATCATTCCTAAGGGTTCTCTTGACAGGAGCttaattaaaaataactgcTG GTTGAAAGCGTTGATGGCTGTTCCAAAGGTGCAGCCACGATTTGCTGTGGCTATATGGAAGAAGTATCCAACCATGAGATCTCTTTTGAATGTCTACATGGATCCAGACAAAACT GTACATGAAAAGGAATTTCACCTTAAGGACTTGACAACTGAAGGATTACTCGGTGAAGACAGAAGATTAGGCGAGGTGTGTTCTAAAAGAGTGTACAGAATACTCATGGCTCAAAGTAGCAGCATAAGGACTGAGGATGTGGAGGATGGTGCCGATTTTTTCGTGACGTAA
- the LOC104418179 gene encoding crossover junction endonuclease EME1B isoform X2, which translates to MSDPILLSDEEDDRIVLCTPTPVPSRKHRRVGAGAGAWPEPTVLVVDDDPTPRKPGPASASTPSFVAETPMSDVAVVKCAARAGSSAGDQARAPEAPPERAGMSRLIFLESDNESDGFLGSGLWKGNGTSFASHAVKDFGHGINFVDSTDSDGNDDLIQTSEGGACPAQLPCDVYTYQVHDSPDKENFGIEQVDDEPKHPTGSKSYAEEKDSAQQMDWKSNCQSKAKQNAQKKDDTNKAKKKKTDEEKIRMKEEKKRKKEEAKLQQAIMKAEAAELKKLHKEKQKWEKGKFALKSIVAEIDAKVVEMGSIGGHLLSRFTDKGLTFRVKANPIERSILWTMTAPEHLSQLCPKETVISYIILVYEAEEFCNLVSSGSLVDHLNGIRSLYPSHTVCYLTNRLMAYINKREQQQYKNPASNGWQRPPVEEALARLTTHFAKVHSRQCIDEPEVAEHIVGLTCSLASCQYRKKLTRLSVNANGSIIPKGSLDRSLIKNNCWLKALMAVPKVQPRFAVAIWKKYPTMRSLLNVYMDPDKTPVDFGDSNLIQQEAKRGADFFACWYMKRNFTLRT; encoded by the exons ATGTCCGACCCGATTCTCCTCTCCGACGAGGAAGACGACCGCATCGTGCTCTGCACCCCCACTCCGGTCCCCTCCCGGAAGCACCGCCGCGTAGGGGCCGGGGCCGGCGCCTGGCCGGAGCCGACGGTCCTGGTCGTGGACGACGACCCGACGCCGCGGAAGCCGGgccccgcctccgcctccacgcCCTCGTTCGTGGCCGAGACTCCGATGTCGGACGTCGCCGTCGTGAAGTGCGCCGCGAGGGCGGGCTCTTCCGCGGGCGACCAGGCTAGGGCTCCCGAGGCTCCTCCGGAACGCGCCG GTATGAGCAGGCTCATTTTTCTGGAATCTGATAATGAGTCTGATGGCTTTCTCGGAAGTGGGCTATGGAAGGGAAATGGGACCAGTTTCGCTTCTCATGCAGTAAAAGATTTTGGACATGGCATAAATTTTGTAGATTCCACAGATTCTGATG GGAATGATGATCTAATTCAAACATCTGAAGGTGGTGCATGTCCAGCACAATTGCCATGTGATGTGTACACTTACCAG gtACATGATTCTCCcgacaaagaaaattttggcatAGAGCAGGTGGACGATGAGCCAAAACACCCGACTGGAAGTAAATCATATGCTGAGGAGAAAGATAGTGCCCAGCAGATGGATTGGAAGTCAAATTGtcaaagcaaagcaaaacaaaatgcTCAGAAGAAGGATGAtacaaataaagcaaaaaagaagaagactgaCGAGGAGAAGATTAGgatgaaggaagagaagaaacgGAAGAAAGAG GAAGCCAAATTGCAACAAGCCATCATGAAGGCTGAAGCTGCAGAGTTGAAGAAGTTGCACAAAGAGAAGCAAAAATGGGAGAAGGGGAAATTTGCATTGAAGTCCATTGTAGCAGAAATAGATGCAAAAGTGGTTGAAATGGGTTCGATTGGAG GACATCTTCTTTCTAGGTTTACTGATAAAGGACTTACGTTCCGCGTAAAGGCGAATCCAATTGAAAGATCAATCTTGTGGACCATGACAGCTCCAGAACATTTATCACAG CTTTGTCCCAAAGAAACTGTTATTTCATACATAATACTTGTATATGAGGCAGAAGAATTCTGCAATCTCGTTTCAAGTGGGTCCCTTGTTGATCATTTAAATGGAATCCGTAGTCTTTATCCATCTCATACAGTGTGCTACCTCACGAATAggttgatggcatacattaacAAAAG GGAGCAGCAACAGTACAAGAACCCAGCCAGTAATGGTTGGCAACGACCACCAGTCGAGGAG GCATTAGCCAGACTGACAACACATTTTGCTAAGGTGCACTCAAGGCAATGCATAGATGAACCTGAAGTAGCTGAGCACATTGTTGGTCTAACATGCAGTCTAGCCTCCTGCCAATACAG AAAGAAGTTAACACGGCTTTCTGTTAATGCCAATGGATCCATCATTCCTAAGGGTTCTCTTGACAGGAGCttaattaaaaataactgcTG GTTGAAAGCGTTGATGGCTGTTCCAAAGGTGCAGCCACGATTTGCTGTGGCTATATGGAAGAAGTATCCAACCATGAGATCTCTTTTGAATGTCTACATGGATCCAGACAAAACT CCTGTTGATTTCGGGGACTCCAACTTGATACAGCAGGAAGCCAAAAGGGGTGCTGACTTCTTTGCTTGTTG GTACATGAAAAGGAATTTCACCTTAAGGACTTGA
- the LOC104418179 gene encoding crossover junction endonuclease EME1B isoform X3 — protein MSDPILLSDEEDDRIVLCTPTPVPSRKHRRVGAGAGAWPEPTVLVVDDDPTPRKPGPASASTPSFVAETPMSDVAVVKCAARAGSSAGDQARAPEAPPERAGMSRLIFLESDNESDGFLGSGLWKGNGTSFASHAVKDFGHGINFVDSTDSDGNDDLIQTSEGGACPAQLPCDVYTYQVHDSPDKENFGIEQVDDEPKHPTGSKSYAEEKDSAQQMDWKSNCQSKAKQNAQKKDDTNKAKKKKTDEEKIRMKEEKKRKKEEAKLQQAIMKAEAAELKKLHKEKQKWEKGKFALKSIVAEIDAKVVEMGSIGGHLLSRFTDKGLTFRVKANPIERSILWTMTAPEHLSQLCPKETVISYIILVYEAEEFCNLVSSGSLVDHLNGIRSLYPSHTVCYLTNRLMAYINKREQQQYKNPASNGWQRPPVEEALARLTTHFAKVHSRQCIDEPEVAEHIVGLTCSLASCQYRKKLTRLSVNANGSIIPKGSLDRSLIKNNCWLKALMAVPKVQPRFAVAIWKKYPTMRSLLNVYMDPDKTRTISQE, from the exons ATGTCCGACCCGATTCTCCTCTCCGACGAGGAAGACGACCGCATCGTGCTCTGCACCCCCACTCCGGTCCCCTCCCGGAAGCACCGCCGCGTAGGGGCCGGGGCCGGCGCCTGGCCGGAGCCGACGGTCCTGGTCGTGGACGACGACCCGACGCCGCGGAAGCCGGgccccgcctccgcctccacgcCCTCGTTCGTGGCCGAGACTCCGATGTCGGACGTCGCCGTCGTGAAGTGCGCCGCGAGGGCGGGCTCTTCCGCGGGCGACCAGGCTAGGGCTCCCGAGGCTCCTCCGGAACGCGCCG GTATGAGCAGGCTCATTTTTCTGGAATCTGATAATGAGTCTGATGGCTTTCTCGGAAGTGGGCTATGGAAGGGAAATGGGACCAGTTTCGCTTCTCATGCAGTAAAAGATTTTGGACATGGCATAAATTTTGTAGATTCCACAGATTCTGATG GGAATGATGATCTAATTCAAACATCTGAAGGTGGTGCATGTCCAGCACAATTGCCATGTGATGTGTACACTTACCAG gtACATGATTCTCCcgacaaagaaaattttggcatAGAGCAGGTGGACGATGAGCCAAAACACCCGACTGGAAGTAAATCATATGCTGAGGAGAAAGATAGTGCCCAGCAGATGGATTGGAAGTCAAATTGtcaaagcaaagcaaaacaaaatgcTCAGAAGAAGGATGAtacaaataaagcaaaaaagaagaagactgaCGAGGAGAAGATTAGgatgaaggaagagaagaaacgGAAGAAAGAG GAAGCCAAATTGCAACAAGCCATCATGAAGGCTGAAGCTGCAGAGTTGAAGAAGTTGCACAAAGAGAAGCAAAAATGGGAGAAGGGGAAATTTGCATTGAAGTCCATTGTAGCAGAAATAGATGCAAAAGTGGTTGAAATGGGTTCGATTGGAG GACATCTTCTTTCTAGGTTTACTGATAAAGGACTTACGTTCCGCGTAAAGGCGAATCCAATTGAAAGATCAATCTTGTGGACCATGACAGCTCCAGAACATTTATCACAG CTTTGTCCCAAAGAAACTGTTATTTCATACATAATACTTGTATATGAGGCAGAAGAATTCTGCAATCTCGTTTCAAGTGGGTCCCTTGTTGATCATTTAAATGGAATCCGTAGTCTTTATCCATCTCATACAGTGTGCTACCTCACGAATAggttgatggcatacattaacAAAAG GGAGCAGCAACAGTACAAGAACCCAGCCAGTAATGGTTGGCAACGACCACCAGTCGAGGAG GCATTAGCCAGACTGACAACACATTTTGCTAAGGTGCACTCAAGGCAATGCATAGATGAACCTGAAGTAGCTGAGCACATTGTTGGTCTAACATGCAGTCTAGCCTCCTGCCAATACAG AAAGAAGTTAACACGGCTTTCTGTTAATGCCAATGGATCCATCATTCCTAAGGGTTCTCTTGACAGGAGCttaattaaaaataactgcTG GTTGAAAGCGTTGATGGCTGTTCCAAAGGTGCAGCCACGATTTGCTGTGGCTATATGGAAGAAGTATCCAACCATGAGATCTCTTTTGAATGTCTACATGGATCCAGACAAAACT CGAACAATTTCTCAGGAGTGA